A genomic window from Anopheles ziemanni chromosome X, idAnoZiCoDA_A2_x.2, whole genome shotgun sequence includes:
- the LOC131291067 gene encoding uncharacterized protein LOC131291067 — protein sequence MPGTTVGLWFALASGSIEPDGRVGVDLISLGRKSDDPSADVLRQRLGALERRFVRSAQFAYEPLVVFFQLRDAASGPAANCNDDDILTMALELFASQRQRACIIFRMSPEQGSEGAPDAVVSSIGNFGGVVLVLFLPPDLASSNQPLLTQISRAFPLAMKLILLTSNDYSGCPDEGEVVTARTVLRNLWSTKRILSAVIVWYRCPESLGMAIANFDPFAQKEPIRSDGSQNEQTCDEPPSNGKFHIATELNQSLPNDPTAPAHRLNLNRATLDIYGFEAAMAYRRRDIDTMPRTFPPSYAANFNYMDGLFGADVEALRELATRMNFTPRVRYTRANFGHRTANGSFTGALGHLVTTRDSWFSMNVYFLKDYETREVQFSAAVYQDRLCVFVKAAGMLPDWLLIFRCFTPTLWIVVWSTVALVSLCYVLMSHMIAVCWRTKPRHGPPAAGSREAEAQSLNPFPTATALAGGTVGMLGQIVAALLSAPTSGINRTTTHQKLFIAFGLIWGLTMTGAFQGSLVDVYTTPTSMKNLDTLAELDASRLPIMVNAPALVVDVFGTERPGNTIGNLKQRLMLDEHPSKPAGHTVMAGLSAGLIRNQDFVRLSTKHLGEDGNARLHRLRECPRSYTLAYLYPRGSPLYPAANWYILHFLQHGLYSKWERDATHVLAMNRAFKVRQAVTRQPGRQPAGGQPGQVQLRLDHLLVPFILLAGGLSLAGCVFACELLHMVSSQRSFKPTGKWMVTKSVSFHELM from the exons ATGCCGG GTACTACCGTCGGTCTTTGGTTCGCTCTAGCGTCCGGCAGCATCGAGCCAGACGGACGAGTCGGTGTTGATCTAATATCGCTCGGTCGCAAATCGGACGATCCAAGTGCCGACGTTCTCCGCCAACGCCTCGGTGCTCTCGAGCGAAGGTTTGTCCGGAGCGCTCAGTTCGCCTACGAGCCGCTGGtcgttttctttcaattgCGCGATGCCGCCTCCGGGCCGGCAGCGAActgcaacgacgacgacatccTAACGATGGCTCTAGAGCTATTCGCTAGTCAGCGGCAGCGCGCGTGCATCATATTTCGAATGTCACCCGAGCAGGGCAGCGAAGGCGCACCGGACGCGGTGGTATCGTCCATCGGGAACTTCGGTGGTGTGGTGCTGGTGTTGTTTCTACCACCAGATTTAGCAAGCTCCAATCAACCGCTTCTCACGCAGATTTCGCGTGCTTTTCCACTAGCGATGAAACTGATCCTTCTTACATCGAACGACTACTCGGGGTGTCCAGATGAGGGCGAGGTGGTAACGGCGCGAACAGTCCTAAGGAACCTATGGTCGACGAAGCGCATCCTAAGCGCCGTAATCGTGTGGTACCGATGCCCGGAAAGTTTAGGAATGGCGATAGCAAACTTTGACCCATTCGCCCAAAAGGAACCCATTCGCTCCGATGGTTCCCAGAACGAGCAAACATGCGACGAGCCTCCGAGCAACGGGAAATTCCATATAGCGACGGAACTCAATCAAAGTCTGCCGAACGATCCAACGGCGCCCGCGCACCGGCTCAACCTGAACCGTGCCACACTGGATATTTACGGCTTTGAGGCGGCGATGGCATACCGACGCCGGGATATCGATACGATGCCCCGTACCTTTCCACC CTCCTACGCCGCAAACTTCAACTACATGGATGGGCTATTCGGAGCCGACGTTGAGGCATTGCGGGAGCTAGCCACCAGGATGAACTTCACGCCGCGGGTGCGCTATACTCGCGCGAACTTTGGCCACCGGACAGCGAACGGCAGCTTCACCGGAGCTCTGGGGCATCTGGTGACGACACGCGATTCCTGGTTCTCGATGAACGTCTACTTCTTGAAGGACTACGAAACGCGCGAGGTGCAGTTCTCGGCTGCGGTCTACCAGGATAGGCTGTGCGTCTTCGTGAAGGCGGCGGGTATG CTTCCCGATTGGCTGCTCATTTTCCGGTGCTTTACCCCAACGCTGTGGATCGTGGTCTGGAGTACGGTGGCGCTGGTAAGTCTGTGCTACGTCCTGATGTCGCACATGATTGCCGTATGCTGGCGAACCAAGCCACGCCACGGACCGCCGGCAGCCGGAAGCCGGGAAGCGGAAG ctcaatctcTCAACCCTTTCCCCACAGCGACCGCTCTAGCCGGTGGGACGGTCGGAATGCTCGGGCAGATCGTGGCCGCCCTGCTGAGTGCACCGACGAGCGGAATCAATCGAACCACGACGCACCAGAAGTTGTTCATCGCGTTCGGTTTGATCTGGGGCCTGACGATGACAGGCGCCTTTCAG GGATCCCTTGTGGACGTTTACACGACCCCAACCTCAATGAAGAACCTGGACACGCTAGCCGAGTTGGACGCCAGCAGACTTCCCATTATGGTGAACGCCCCCGCCCTGGTGGTCGACGTGTTCGGTACGGAGCGGCCAGGAAATACGATTGGCAACCTCAAGCAGCGCCTGATGCTCGACGAACACCCGTCGAAGCCGGCCGGACACACCGTCATGGCGGGGCTGAGCGCGGGCCTTATAAGAAACCAGGACTTTGTGCGCCTCTCCACCAAGCACCTCGGGGAGGATGGGAACGCCCGGCTGCACCGGCTACGAGAGTGCCCCCGCAGCTACACGCTCGCGTACCTCTACCCGCGCGGCTCCCCGCTCTACCCGGCCGCCAACTGGTATATTCTGCACTTTCTTCAGCACGGGCTGTACTCCAAGTGGGAGCGCGACGCCACGCACGTACTGGCTATGAACCGCGCCTTCAAGGTGCGCCAGGCCGTCACCCGCCAGCCCGGACGTCAACCAGCCGGTGGTCAGCCCGGGCAGGTGCAGCTACGGCTCGACCACCTTCTGGTGCCCTTCATTCTGCTCGCCGGCGGCCTATCGCTGGCAGGTTGTGTCTTCGCCTGCGAGCTTCTCCATATGGTTAGCTCGCAACGGAGCTTCAAGCCCACCGGGAAATGGATGGTCACGAAAAGTGTCTCGTTCCACGAGCTAATGTAG